The DNA window GTTCGTTGTAAAAAAAACTCAGTCGATATaggaatttttgaatatttattttttcagaaGCGCTTCTTGTGAAGTTTATCCAAAGAGGCTCTATATGAATTCTACAACTGGACAAGATTTGCTAACCTATTCATGAACTTCATCTTCACTATAGTTCTAGTAATAAATACTACGCATCGTTGGAACTTTGTTCTTCATTCCTGCTGCTCAATTCAATGTCGTTCGTGCGAGTCTCAACGGATACATTTGATAAACTAGACTGATCAGGACTTTTGTTTTCAGTTTCCTTTTCAGTTGCATCTCCCGTAAAGGATTTGAGGGCAAGCTGGCCAGAATAAAGGAATAGACCAACGGAATTCAGGCCGAAAATAAATGTTGCAAGGTAGGTCAAGCCGTTTATAATCGTCctgaaaaaaaatttcatatgGTTGTCAGGTGTTTTCGAAATTAAAATAACGGAAACGTCCCAGATAGATAAGAGATGGAAACTACCTTACGGTGATAGTTATCTGGCGAGCCTGAAAAGCAATACCATTGTATTGTTAGACTATGGTACAAGCAAGAAAAACTATTGAGCATCAATGCATGGAGAACATGAATAACTGTTGTGTAGTTATTTTCTTCTAGTAATTGAACAGATTACTTTTGTATTTATATTAGTCCTATCAATGTGAATTGTAAcagtaaatttatatatttatgattTCTCTGTTGGGGGTATTCCAGCTATAAGCATtgaaaatttaattctctacacaGTCCAGAATGCATTCAAATAAAAGAATAGTATATACATTCTAGATATTGTTTCCCATTTAATATCTTACCCTTTCGCATGATTGGCAGTTTAGTGCTCAACACTCAAAGGGCTCATGAATGAACGACACGGGATAACAATGAGTTAATGCCAATCAACATTATAATTTATATAGCTATGCAATTAAACAATGTTGCAATCTTCAGATTATGTCAGTACAGCAAGTAACAAATCGACTACTAGAGGGTGAAACATTGGTAGTTCAAAACATTTTGATCAAATATATTGAGGCAATGAGCTTGATCTATTCTTAATTGGTAAAAGCATAACATAGGCAGATATATTTGAAGACTTCTTCCCTAAAGGACACAACACAACAACAATCAAAGCAACTGCATGTCCTTGTATACATGTTGCTGAAGCTACTATTTTCTTTAATCGAAATTGAAATGTTTATTGTTTTCATCATTTTATAGTAACTGCTTGGAGTCTCAACAAAGGTATATCTGGCTATAGCTACTATTCGATAATATTTTGTACGAAATCGCTTATTATCGAATAATAATGATTTGTTCAAATTCCGCTACGTTATGATTGCTATTTAACAACACAGTTAACAACACACCAATTCCTAATTGTGTGACCTTTTTCTTTGGTTCAACAAATTAATCACAAAGAACAACTCTATCTGATTCCAACTAACATGTTATGCAACAAAAAGAACAAATAGAGATAAAAAGAACATGAGAAGATGAAGAGACATACAGAGAAATCCTCTGAAATGGTTTGCCTGCTCAGACCCGCCTCGATGATAGTGGCGAACTTATACATAATAAGAGAAATAACCCCTGCTGATACTGCCCCGAGAAATGTTTGAACAGGTGAAGGTGGTCCCTTAGTAGTCTCAATCGTAGCAGACCCCATTGCTTTCAACGTCTCCATTGCTTCTTCCTTCACTGATTTCTCTCCTGAAGACCTGAATTGCTAAAACCACGCCAAAGAAACTCATTTCAATGAATACACAAAAATGTAAGATTAGAAAGAAAAACTGTCATAGAGAGGGTTGAAGCTTCAAACCGTTTGTTTGAGACGTTTGGCTCTGCGGCGGAAGGAGCGGAAGAGGAGAACGGAGATGGCACCGGTGAGGAGAATACTGGCAGCAATTTGGATGAAAGAAGGGTCGTCGGTGGTGGAGAGAAGTGAAGGAGCGGAAGAGTTTGGGATTTCGATGGGTCCATCTTCACCGTCGGTTGTGATTGTAGTAATGATGTCTCCGAGCCATGTGAGTGATGAAGGAGGAATGGCTGAAATTGAAAAAGAAGTGGGTTTTTTGTGAAGAAAAGGGAGAAGAGAAGGTTTATGGTTATGGTGGTGGTGAGGTAGTGATAGTGGGAAAGGAAGATTGTTTGAGAAGTGAAGGTGGTGGTGACACTGAAACTGCAACATTggtgtttgtttgtgttttgtgTTATCTatggaagaagaataagaagtGTTGTGTTATCTAAATATCTTGTGGAGTTAATTCTCTTTAGCTTTTGGTGGGAAAACCAAACACCCACATATCCATTCATTCATGGATATCATCTTATATATAcacttttttttcctttcaaaattgatatttttttactAATCAAGTTATTCACCATGCTTTACTTACACATTTTATATAAactcttaaattttttaattaagttagGGTGCTTATGAATAATTCGTTATATGTTTTATTGAGAGATATTTGCCTCTCAGATAGATCGAAGTATTATCATGGATACAATTTATTGGAAGacaatattttgataaaaaaaatgaacaaaGAGGGAGGAAAGACAAATTAACTATAGGTTGTAAGAGGGAATGATGTTGGGTGAGAATATAGACATCAAAAGGTCTACAAATGGAGGGATTGAATAAATCGAAGTATTATCATGGGTACAATTTATTGGAAGacaatattttgataaaaaaaatgaacaaaGAGGGAGGAAAGACAAATTGACTATAGGTTGTAAGAGGGAAAGATGTTGGGTGAGAATATAGACATAAAAAGGTCTACAAAGGGAGGGATTGAATAGACCAATTCCCTTTTagacaatttaaaaaatattttaggtcATGTGTACGAAATCATAGATTTTTGAAAGCAAAACACAAAGTAAAAGAGTTTGGAAGCATCTCAATAAAATATTCCATATGAAATGGTACGTAAAATTCTAGATGCATTTGATTGCTTCATAAGCAAGTCAATCACAAGGCTACACAAGTAGCTTTGTATCATAGCTATTTCAAAACACATAGCTTATAGATTCTATTAATGGCTTAATACAAGTCACGATTCTTCAATACGATTGATACACCTCCGACCTAAGCTTACACATTAAATCGCTATAAGCAAAGTCTATTTTACATGATATATAATCAATGCAAGCATGGCAGTTAATACTTGAAAAGTAAAAGAGTTAAGGGAAGAAGAAAAGACACACAATGATGTATAGTAGTTCAGCAGTCGTCTTTGCATTGCCTACTCCACTCTTCAATGGTGTTAAACCATTGGAAAATAATCAAATCTTCCACTATTTTGATAAATTTGATACAAGCGTTTTGGTTAcaacaaaatttaaataataaacgaAATTGTTGATGCAAACACTTTAAACTGTTCACAAAACAAGATCTTAAAAGACCTTGATTCAATGATTCTTCACATGCACAATAATTCTACTCCAAATATTCATATGTAGCCATCAACCCTTTGATCCTATCTATTTCTTATACTGAGCGATTGTCATGGCTAAGCATTTATTGGATAACTCCCAAATTCGTCTACGAGCAATATTTCTCCAACTCCACCAAGAGCGGACAACTTCCAATCTCGGCTTACAGACAGTTGATACTTGATCTCGCCAAAATCTTCCATGAAATATATTGAAACACTCTTCTTGATAAATATCAAGGATACCAAACTAGATCCAAGAAACGATATTTGCACCTGTTACAAACAATAAACTTCACACACACAAAGTTAGATAATCTAAGGTACTATTAGTCTCCCTTAAACACTCAATCTTTAGAGGTTAGGGGCCATAAACATGGAATTATGACTGAAATTCTGGTGTTCAAATCTCAAATGGCCTAAGAGATGTCAAGACAATGATTTCTGAACAACACATAATGACAAGGTATACAATAAAAGAGTGCATAAACTTAAATAAACACAAGAAATTATTCACTCAGTTCGGTGTATAACAacacctactttgggggctaccatACCAGGGATAAGTCGACTATGATATTATCAGTTTGAAGTACTATACAAACAACCTCCAGTTCACACGTAAACAACCTCTAATTTACAGCCTTCACACCTAATCATTACCCGTGctatacttctacctaagactcacctaggtctGAGACACTTTtcaatccccctcaatcacaactgtgataatCAATTGCAAAACTTTATAAGACACACTTCCAAGACACGCAATCACTCAATGCTTAAAAAGCTTATGAGTGAATGACAAAACTTACAACTCAAAGACATAGTCATACTCTTCTATCaagatgatattagagaggctcacaatTCACAAGACTGCACAAACTCTAACACAAAATACACTGTAATTTTCGCACCACAATTAGGTCTGTTGCTTGCTATTTAAAGCAATCTTCTGGACTGGATTGGGCCTTCAAATTTTAGTAAGGCACTGCAGAATattcttcaaaatcttctccaTAAAGATAGGGCTCTAATTATTAGTTTCATAAATCTTCTCCATATTTAGAAGCTGATCATATATCTTGAAAACATAGACAATCTTTTATCCGTAAATCAAGCGCCACATAAGATTGcacaatattccaaaatattttgCAACTATAACTGGAAAAAGACTTGAAATTACCAGTTGTCCATAACAATCACGATGTAAGATGATCCTGCATAGGACATCTTGCTTGACATGTCTCATCAGTTGAAGTTAGAATATCTAGCTCAACATGTTgccataagttagttttaccaaacataataccAACCATAAAAAATAGAGAATTAATAATGactaaggatgaagatgatgaacagtgtctGGAAGTCTCACAAAACAAAACTACAACACAAGGTGTCAGTCAAGGTATAAATTAACGTGAAAGAAGAACACAACACAAGGTTCTAACAAATTTTTAGATGAATCAAACTAGGTAAAGATGATATTCTTAAGATTGATTAATCATGAAAGACAACAAGATTAATCAACCCACTCtctaaatcaaacaaaataacaacacaattGCATAAAACAAGATGCAACAAAAAGGATAATAAATTTGACATGAATTCACAATTAAGGGTTGTTTGTAGaagaatataaaaaatatcatagTGTAAAGAAGAACACACTAAGAAGAGAAGGCAAAGAACCTCATGTGATCACATACACTCATGAGCACACATAACCACAATCAAGTAAGGAATTCAACATTCATATATTAGTTCTCCTCATCATGTAAACCTAAATTGATTCTAAATCCCTAATCACTAGCCTAACTATTACTCACTTGCTACAATACATTTAATTTGATTCATTAGAACAAGGCGTGATGACCGTTATGACCTTGTTGGAATGAATTGGGAATTCTCCAAATGATTGGGGTCAACACGAGTGCCACGTGCTACCCAACACGAGCGTGTTGCACCCAGGAACCCTCTCCTAGTACCAAAACCTGAGGCCAACACGGCTACCCCGTGTCACACAACATGGGTCGTGTTAGTTGCTCttcattttttaggtttttactcACATATTGGTGGTGGGAAACTTCAATTTTCCACGGGTAAATTCTAGATTCCTAATTTTTTACAAAATTCAAAAGTCCAGCAACTTCCACACATATAACCACATATTTAGCAAATTATCAAGAACAAAATCATTAAGAAAACATGATAGTTTCACCTAAAACACAATTAGCATACGATTAAACAAATTTCAAGCAACGCAACCAAAGTTATTTTACATTCCCTGTAGGTTCAACATCCTTATTATTCTATCACCTGCTACTTTAAATATACATGTATACCTGTTTGTGAAATTACACGTTTTCAATTTCAATGTTCAAGATCAAAACCTTCTTTATCCAATCgagtttttaaatataatcaaaattcGTGGTTTACCCACACACATTTTAACACTTAAAAAAGGCTTAGTCGATACGCTAATGAGAAATCTAAATCACGGAGCTAGACTACATAATGTAAAATGATGAATACTAACCCAATTATGGAAATGGTTTATGGAAGGAGAGGTGTTGAGCGGATCCaatattagagagagagagagagagagagagagagagagagagagagagagagagagagagagagagagagagagagagagagagagagagagagagagagagagagagagagagagagagagagagagagagagagagagagagagagagagagagagagagagagagagagagtacttTTCTAAGAATCTCACTGTCACCTTTTGAATCCATTTGACCTTTAATCCTTAAACAAAGACAATATTCTATATCATTATGTTTCTCCATGACAATAAAGAAAAGTCAAGGACGGTCATTACATCATGTTAGATTATatttgaaaaacaaatatttactcatgaacaattgtatgtcaCAATATCAAGAGTGACAAGGCGCGTCAGAATATGTATTCTCACTAATGACGAAGATCAACCTAGTAATAACAAAgtcttatatattatatataaagagATTCTTTAGTTGAATGTCCATACAACTGATCAGGTAacacattatttatttatttaacagtTACCCTAATGGTTGTACTATCATTATTTATCTAATTTCATTATTGAGCATTTATAAATTTTCTGATAATGATTCTATATGACTAACACCCCATTAGAACTTTTAAGGAGAATAGTCCAATTAGTTTTTTTTGGACATCTCCTTCATCAAATTTACCAAGTAACTCTATTTGTCGTCTTCAAAATTGTTTTTCGACTCTATCTCCCTCCCTGCACCCATAATACCCATAAGGTATCTACAATTACAAGGTTGTCTGTAACTACAAAGCACACAAGGCCATTGTGTGATCTTAATCAttagtttttggttttttttttctagCTTGCTCAATATGTATTCAATTGTTTAGTTTGTATAAAGCCGAGGAAAATTACTAatatttcttttcaacattaGAAAAATATGAAAGTAATACATCTCTCAATACATGCACCTAAATCCTAATACATTTCAAGATCTCATATTCTCATGTAGTACTACAACTAATATCTGAAAAAATGAGTGTAACTGTTAGACTTTTaaacttaaatattttaattttaaatttttaattaaaattaaaatttaataataaatttttttattgacttAATGTTGTTTCTTATGACTAGTATCTAATGTTTTTTCTTTAACTTTAAATAGTAATTTCTTTATTAGAGTTATGTCAGGTAtttctttaaatatattttttattgtatCCTTTTAGAAAAATGTTTGTAGTGAagcaaatttaaattattattttactcTTATcaatgttaaaaataataaggtttgattatttgatattgtttagttttgttgtcattaaaatttataaaactataatattttttcatataaatatttttatttatatgaattacTTATATAGATAGATATATTTGTTTTAGTTGAAGAGCTAAATCTTATATAACCAACATTAATGATGGTATaattttgagaaattttgaataaataattaaaaaaatgtttaattagtagtgcatatatattttttaatttcataataaattaacaataattttctatttaaatttattattgataattgTCAAAATTATTTCCTTTATGATATACGAGCTATTTAGAAATTATAAGAAAtattctttagccacctccctatgggggtcacccccagcgaaaatctcaaaatacccctgcttcggaaatgaacttccgaagcgctttttttttttcaaaaaatttccataattcggaagttcatctccgaaaacacctcatggggggtgtcttcggagatgaacttccgaaaacacctcatggatgaattcggaagttcatttccaaattatgcagaaactgtgtttttttttatgttttttcttaaacagtctcgcattttaattaaacgcaaacgccaaataaaataagcaacagataaactgaaaatactaatacgataaataaaatccaaataatatatacaagccgaaccaaatagtaatagtgtgcgcaatatacaatccgaaaacaaaaaataaataaacccgaccactactgggtgtgcctaaccctctcaccctgagctctcctctgccgcctgtaccccgccgcacggcccgcatcagtgacgatcgcctccatcacggcgactgcgtctggaccgccctgaagaacgacaccccgatccaaggcgtcccgcccaagcatctctatccgctggcagatcggcaggagatcaatggcgtggtcatcctcggcctgctggttctccaagacctcctcatgtgctggcctaggagcgccggggaacgtcgggtctcagcagaggatgggacacccggtagaaccatgtgacgtacccctcctcactgtgccagtcctgtgtgacccgagtgagacggtactcctgcggtaccacatgctgctgtcactccgcccatatggcagtgagctgcactcgggtcactgtgtcgggagcagcctcaaacggtgacctgggtatccgctgcacgaatccaaactgacgcatgcaccgctctgggagataccggaccatgatgccggtcccgcatgccaaccagcctgaatatagagcaatgccgtcaaaggggacaatctgagcgtagtcgacgaacgacctctaggtgacgtcgtcgtgcatcgtgcggtctaagtacagacggtatggtcccaccgcatcgttcccccctttggagatcgtatctggcggccctgggcatggcgtccacgtacgcaggatcgatgtgaaagccgtggatgcgggagaagtaggagatgatccagctctgaaacagaaacacgataatgtattaaaaataaatacgaaacataaataaataaataaatacgataatgtattaaaataaaacgtaccgtaagcagtgtgcaggatccgaccaactgcctcgtcctccagttggaggcctcattca is part of the Vicia villosa cultivar HV-30 ecotype Madison, WI linkage group LG2, Vvil1.0, whole genome shotgun sequence genome and encodes:
- the LOC131647821 gene encoding uncharacterized protein LOC131647821 codes for the protein MLQFQCHHHLHFSNNLPFPLSLPHHHHNHKPSLLPFLHKKPTSFSISAIPPSSLTWLGDIITTITTDGEDGPIEIPNSSAPSLLSTTDDPSFIQIAASILLTGAISVLLFRSFRRRAKRLKQTQFRSSGEKSVKEEAMETLKAMGSATIETTKGPPSPVQTFLGAVSAGVISLIMYKFATIIEAGLSRQTISEDFSARQITITVRTIINGLTYLATFIFGLNSVGLFLYSGQLALKSFTGDATEKETENKSPDQSSLSNVSVETRTNDIELSSRNEEQSSNDA